In the Purpureocillium takamizusanense chromosome 5, complete sequence genome, one interval contains:
- a CDS encoding uncharacterized protein (EggNog:ENOG503P6G4): MSNTADDTSASSAKRTDNGVRLRGSSSASLQTPDQTATTADSNMLTVDFSTPLAGPARAAKLRQMAEKHPAFENCQRIQQILAAVQKAIVSSAPAGVEPAALAAQIGEVGTLVNQETAQLVEAVVTLSLDQEDTDKAIARISIAANLAGAKTDDQAQTISQLTAELAAEKNKCEQAEAGAKETGAVLEELMTEVKALKETMRTAWQTGPSQAELIKVRQPGGSSSAYNNNHNALGTHMKTQTLASCIDAIERRLFSKTPTRTEETSNASLASSMFSPASARTAWTQRTTSPIKEEEDDSTAGAFESQTQGLGLGSRSTFGDLPLRPATAFQPMARSPPVHAPPRFGAAPYQQPQQVMPPRGPSAFSQERRLAPWTMGQQVYRAVSGGGGINTSSSNVGGSSFSPPTRPGTGNFQPLPRYRPTAPEFYPSTGFAAAQSQSQPQPQAQGAAIARPGSAFGHRSQFQAMTPTSAGRGGGGNRYGRASESIMPSAKAESPAESFAPVSRGNRSPSAPIQLTPQMVTAWNEDIMDFYAKIRTFVERHASDAERGPIAQLAGTSLWHTLLTTYRPLSDSEAASYLEFHLRNENSKACVVTRLVIDYVVNRVWVPGAWAGSDSKTTCELMELSHELEATAGQPSATRQPLLNRQAVLIGQVLRNEQGTSCHQSRVSETTRSLYASLQPLMNHKGNSNISGGGGGNGGGISNTNTKTAAMAAAAAAAVAAEEARRDLAAVAESAWDLSAKILTSRLTFDFRFPEISSRFLSQSMLPIWPHTDPAELQAQHFRVALVTTPIITCRNDTGAGISAHSIALADVFCMQ, from the exons ATGTCCAATACGGCGGACGacacgagcgcctcgtcggccaagCGGACCGACAACGGCGTTCGACTTCGGGGATCATCCTCGGCGAGTCTTCAGACGCCAGACCagaccgccaccaccgcggaCAGCAACATGCTGACGGTGGACTTTTCGACTCCCCTCGCGGGccctgctcgcgccgccaaacTCCGCCAGATGGCCGAGAAGCAC CCCGCGTTTGAAAATTGCCAGCGAATCCAGCAGATTCTCGCGGCCGTGCAAAAGGCCATTGTGagctccgcgccggcgggcgtggagccggccgcgctggccgcgcagatcggcgaggtcggcacGCTCGTCAACCAGGAgacggcgcagctcgtcgaggcggtggtgaccTTGAGCCTGGACCAGGAAGACACGGACAAGGCCATCGCGCGCATCAGCATCGCGGCCAACCTCGCGGGGGCCAAGACAGACGATCAAGCGCAGACCATCAGCCAGCTGACGGCGGAGCtcgcggcggagaagaacaagtgcgagcaggccgaggccggcgccaaggagacgggggcggtgctcgaggagctcatgACGGAGgtcaaggccctcaaggagACGATGAGAACTGCCTGGCAGACTGGCCCGTCGCAGGCTGAGCTGATCAAGGTGAGGCAGCCGGGTGGCAGCTCCAGTGCCTACAACAACAATCACAACGCTCTTGGGACTCACATGAAAACACAGACTCTGGCGTCGTGCATCGATGCCATCGAAAGAAGGCTCTTTTCAAAGACTCCCACGCGGACCGAGGAGACGAGCAACGCATCCCTCGCCAGCTCCATGTTCTCTCCAGCGTCTGCCCGGACTGCATGGACTCAGAGAACCACGTCCCCTAtcaaggaggaagaggacgatTCCACGGCCGGCGCCTTCGAGAGCCAGACCCAAGGCCTGGGACTGGGCAGTCGCTCGACCTTTGGCGACCTTCCGCTccggccggccacggcgtttCAGCCCatggctcgctcgcccccgGTTCACGCGCCGCCTAGGTTCGGAGCCGCCCCCTATCAGCAGCCTCAACAAGTGATGCCCCCGCGTGGCCCTTCGGCGTTCTCCCAGGAGCGCCGCTTGGCCCCCTGGACCATGGGACAACAAGTCTACCGCgccgtctcgggcggcggcggcatcaacacgagcagcagcaacgtgGGCGGCTCGTCGTTTTCGCCTCCCACCAGGCCCGGAACCGGCAACTTCCAGCCGCTCCCGCGATACCGCCCTACAGCGCCCGAGTTCTACCCCTCGACGGGCTTCGCCGCGGCTCAGTCTCAGTCTCAGCCTCAGCCTCAGGCCCAGGGTGCGGCCATCGCTCGGCCTGGCAGCGCGTTTGGCCACCGCTCGCAGTTCCAGGCCATGACACCTACGTCTgcaggacgcggcggcggcggcaaccgATACGGCCGCGCGTCGGAGAGCATCATGCCCTCTGCAAAGGCCGAGTCCCCGGCCGAGTCGTTTGCCCCCGTGTCACGCGGCAACCGCAGCCCTTCGGCGCCCATCCAGCTGACGCCGCAGATGGTGACGGCGTGGAACGAGGACATCATGGACTTTTACGCCAAGATCCGCACGTTTGTCGAGCGCCACGCCTCGGACGCGGAGCGCGGTCCCATCGCGCAACTGGCAGGGACGAGCCTCTGGCACACGCTGCTGACCACGTACCGCCCGCTGTCCGACTCGGAGGCAGCGTCGTACCTCGAGTTCCACCTGCGCAACGAAAACTCCAAGGCGTGCGTCGTGAcgcgcctcgtcatcgactACGTCGTCAACCGCGTGTGGGTGCCGGGCGCGTGGGCCGGGTCGGACAGCAAGACGACGTGCGAGCTGATGGAGCTGAGCCACGAGCTTGAGGCCACGGCAG GTCAGccatcggcgacgcgccAGCCCCTGCTCAACCGGCAGGCGGTCCTCATCGGGCAGGTTCTCAGGAACGAACAAGGCACGTCGTGCCACCAGTCGCGCGTCTCGgagacgacgcgctcgctgTACGCGTCGCTGCAGCCGCTCATGAACCACAAGGGCAACAGCAAcatcagcggcggcggcggcggtaatGGCGGCGGTATcagcaacaccaacaccaagacggcggccatggcggcggcagcagcagcagcggtggcggcggaggaggcgcgccgcgacctcgccgcAGTGGCCGAGTCGGCGTGGGACCTGTCGGCCAAGATCCTGACGAGCCGTCTGACGTTTGACTTTCGGTTCCCCGAGATCAGCAGCCGCTTCTTGTCGCAGAGCATGCTGCCCATCTGGCCGCACACGGACCCGGCGGAGCTGCAGGCGCAGCACTTCCGCGTCGCGCTCGTCAcgacgcccatcatcacGTGCCGCAACGAcacgggcgcgggcatcTCGGCGCACTCTATCGCGCTGGCGGACGTGTTTTGTATGCAGTAG
- a CDS encoding uncharacterized protein (EggNog:ENOG503P3HS): MASDAATPAGYAQWSSWIASDHDDEGLVFRRFDNLAAVNLLYLQSEMMEIEKRLAAMDRESTRSLNPDAIAETFSLEALVAHCQPNHPRRPDAKERMDLILELRLKIKEYHEALLLRSRLAQLRRPNARVVGTLSDMMRQGGIYKIQGKARQYLEAENDLVALGPASHEDYLSQFLRKRLARAVCYLPHDPTPLFLLSCCELA, from the exons ATGGCTTCagacgcggcgacgcccgcagGCTACGCACAGTGGTCATCCTGGATCGCTTCGGACCATGATGACGAAGGCCTAGTCTTTCGTAGGTTCGACAACCTCGCAGCCGTCAACCTCCTATATCTTCAGAGCGAGATGATGGAGATCGAGAAGCGTCTGGCCGCGATGGACCGAGAGTCTACCAGGAGCCTGAATCCGGACGCAATAGCAGAGACGTTCAGTCTGGAGGCCTTGGTAGCGCATTGCCAGCCGAATCACCCGCGACGGCCAGACGCGAAGGAGAGAATGGACCTCATACTTGAACTAAGGCTTAAGATTAAAGAATACC ATGAAGCTCTCCTCCTGCGAAGTCGCCTGGCGCAGCTACGACGCCCAAACGCCAGAGTGGTCGGGACCCTGAGTGATATGATGCGACAGGGCGGAATCTACAAGATTCAGGGTAAGGCGAGACAGTATCTGGAAGCCGAAAACGATCTCGTGGCCCTGGGTCCTGCAAGCCACGAAGACTATCTCTCGCAGTTCCTGAGGAAACGGCTGGCGCGTGCCGTATGCTACCTACCACACGATCCCACCCCCCTGTTCTTGCTTTCTTGTTGCGAACTGGCCTGA
- the rsd1 gene encoding Phosphatidylinositol-3-phosphatase SAC1 (EggNog:ENOG503NV0X~COG:A), with protein MSSLDVEALLAATEKEANEKKLAMQNESHAGEDKKHGSDRGTDRHRDDNHDRHRHRRDDAARSDTGSNSSRHGNRSSRDGRRDYNSHSRRDGDYYRGGRGRSRSRSPRRHHYRDERDRRDRRDRYDRRDRYDRSDRRPADHGRGREERRSHTPPPNDEERDCRTVFVQQLANRVRTHKLKEFFEENAGPVIEAQIVKDRVSGRSKGVGYVEFKDVETVQKALQLTGRPLENIPIIVRVTEAEKNRQVKKPDDSGQSSSAPFHRLYIGNIHFNVTQEDLEAVFEPFGELDFAQLLMDENGRSKGYGFVQYKDAENARDAMDKMNNFELAGRPIRVGLGNERSGAGADARNHGPNGNFQGSAFSGAGGRGPTAGFDRAGGRDDRNGGGSALDDTDVAGVNFNNYSRDALMRKLARTEEPAGGKDDAQAAKPRVDVKPLPVNVNTASRCIVLRNMYDPAE; from the exons ATGTCGAGTCTGGACGTCGAGGCCTTACTGGCCGCCacggagaaggaggccaacgagaagaagctggcGATGCAAAATGAAAGCCATGCTGGAGAGGACAAGAAACACGGCTCCGACCGTGGCACCGACCGCCACCGCGACGACAACCacgaccgccaccgccaccgccgcgatgacgccgcccgcagcgacACTGGtagcaacagcagccgccaCGGAAATCGAAGCAGCCGAGATGGTCGCCGCGACTACAACAGCCACAGCCGACGCGACGGAGACTACTACCGTGGAGGACGCGGCCGTTCCCGTTCTCgctcccctcgccgccaccactaTCGAGATGAacgcgaccgccgcgaccgtCGTGATCGATACGACCGACGTGACCGATATGACCGCTCTGACCGCCGCCCCGCGGaccacggccgaggacgtgaAGAGCGCCGCTCCCACACGCCTCCCCCCAACGACGAAGAGCGTGACTGCCGCACCGTCTTTGTTCAGCAACTCGCAAACCGTGTTCGAACCCATAAGCTCAAGGAGTTTTTTGAGGAGAACGCCGGCCCAGTCATCGAGGCGCAGATCGTCAAAGATCGCGTCAGCGGAAGATCCAAAGG TGTTGGCTATGTTGAGTTCAAGGATGTAGAGACCGTTCAAAAGGCTCTTCAACTCACTGGCCGACCCCTTGAAAACATCCCCATCATTGTAAGGGTCACTGAAGCAGAGAAGAACCGTCAAGTCAAGAAGCCAGACGACAGCGGTCAATCTAGCTCTGCCCCCTTCCACCGCCTGTATATTGGAAACATCCACTTCAATGTTACGCAGGAAGATCTCGAGGCGGTCTTTGAACCGTTTGGCGAACTCGACTTTGCCCAGCTGCTGATGGACGAGAACGGTCGCAGCAAGGGTTATGGCTTTGTGCA GTACAAGGATGCGGAGAACGCGCGAGACGCAATGGATAAGATGAACAATTTCGAGCTCGCCGGTCGTCCCATCCGTGTTGGCCTGGGCAATGAACGCTCCGGTGCAGGTGCTGACGCAAGAAACCACGGCCCCAATGGAAATTTCCAGGGCTCCGCCTTTTCTGGTGCAGGCGGCCGCGGTCCGACCGCAGGGTTCGACCGCGCCGGCGGTCGTGATGACCGAAAcggtggtggcagcgcgCTGGACGACACCGATGTCGCAGGGGTGAACTTCAACAACTACAGTCGAGACGCGTTGATGAGAAAGCTTGCCAGGACCGAAGAGCCCGCCGGTGGCAAAGACGATGCCCAGGCTGCGAAGCCCCGTGTCGACGTGAAGCCCTTGCCGGTCAACGTCAACACGGCGAGCCGGTGCATCGTTTTGCGAAACATGTACGACCCGGCCGAGTAA
- a CDS encoding uncharacterized protein (EggNog:ENOG503NX3X~COG:E): MFGGRKFSVNRHTGVPKPLMRRFSGVEPSANEIQSKIHRQFRNAHEGHLPHAGLDASRSSTGVVWCTERASEYGFLEEPDAWANLGQGAPEVEDDISGCFKRPSTIDISVAAREYGPTAGIRPLREAVAKLYNESHRKGKDSLYTWENVAIVPGGRAGLIRIAAVLGNSYLSFFLPDYTAYNEMLSLFKNFAAIPVPLNEEDGYHIHPDKIAEEIARGTSVILTSNPRNPTGRVVANPELAEIQDICRGRATFISDEFYSGYNYTSNCDGTTISAAENVEDVDEDDVLIIDGLTKRFRLPGWRIAWILGPKEYISAIGSCGSYLDGGACHAFQEAAIPMLDPTLVQNEMVHLQRHFRDKRDFVVRRLREMGFVIKYVPDSTFYLWLNLEGLPDSISDGLNFFQACLEEKVIVVPGIFFDLNPSRRRDLFDSPCHHFVRFSYGPRMDVLRMGLDGIERVVNKHRKSN, from the exons ATGTTCGGCGGTCGCAAGTTCTCGGTGAACCGCCACACTGGCGTGCCGAAGCCGCTGATGCGTCGTTtcagcggcgtcgagccaTCGGCCAACG AGATCCAATCCAAGATCCATCGCCAGTTTCGAAACGCCCACGAGGGCCATCTGCcgcacgccggcctcgacgcgagCCGAtcctcgacgggcgtcgTCTGGTGCACCGAGCGCGCCTCAGAGTATGGCTTCCTCGAGGAGCCCGATGCCTGGGCCAACCTGGGCCAAGGCGCtcccgaggtcgaggacgacatctCGGGGTGCTTCAAGCGGCCCTCGACCATTGAcatctccgtcgccgcccgcgagtaCGGCCCCACGGCCGGCATCCGGCCCCTGAGGGAGGCCGTTGCCAAGCTATACAACGAGTCGCACCGCAAAGGCAAGGACAGCCTGTACACGTGGGAGAACGTGGCCATTGTCCCTGGTGGCCGAGCGGGCCTGatccgcatcgccgccgtcctgggCAACTCATATCTGAGTTTCTTCCTGCCCGACTACACGGCGTACAACGAGATGCTGAGTCTCTTCAAGAAC TTTGCGGCCATCCCGGTGCCCCTGAATGAGGAGGACGGCTACCACATCCACCCCGACAAGATCGCCGAGGAAATCGCCCGCGGCACCTCGGTCATCCTGACCTCGAACCCGAGAAACCCTACCGGCAGGGTCGTCGCGAACCCCGAACTCGCCGAGATCCAGGACAtttgccgcggccgcgccaccTTCATCAGCGACGAGTTCTACTCTGGCTACAACTACACGAGCAATtgcgacggcaccaccatctcCGCGGCCGAGAACGTCGAGGatgtggacgaggacgacgtgcTCATCATTGATGGGCTCACCAAGCGCTTCAGGCTGCCGGGCTGGAGAATTGCGTGGATCCTGGGTCCCAAGGAGTACATTAGCGC CATCGGCTCGTGCGGAAGCTACCTCGATGGCGGTGCATGCCATGCCTTCCAAGAGGCGGCCATTCCGATGCTGGATCCCACGCTCGTGCAGAACGAGATGGTGCACCTGCAGCGCCACTTCCGC GACAAGCGTGACTTTGTCGTCCGACGCCTGCGCGAGATGGGCTTCGTCATCAAATACGTGCCCGACTCGACGTTTTACCT CTGGCTCAACCTGGAGGGCCTGCCCGATAGCATCTCGGATGGCCTCAACTTTTTCCAGGCGTGTCTGGAGGAAAAGGTGATTGTGGTGCCTGGAATCTTCTTCGACCTGAAcccgtcgcgtcgccgtGACCTCTTTGACAGCCCCTGCCACCACTTTGTACGCTTTTCATACGGGCCGAGAATGGACGTGCTGCGTATGGGCCTGGACGGCATCGAACGTGTCGTGAACAA GCACAGAAAGTCGAATTAG
- a CDS encoding uncharacterized protein (EggNog:ENOG503NX3X~COG:E), with translation MFGGRKFSVNRHTGVPKPLMRRFSGVEPSANEIQSKIHRQFRNAHEGHLPHAGLDASRSSTGVVWCTERASEYGFLEEPDAWANLGQGAPEVEDDISGCFKRPSTIDISVAAREYGPTAGIRPLREAVAKLYNESHRKGKDSLYTWENVAIVPGGRAGLIRIAAVLGNSYLSFFLPDYTAYNEMLSLFKNFAAIPVPLNEEDGYHIHPDKIAEEIARGTSVILTSNPRNPTGRVVANPELAEIQDICRGRATFISDEFYSGYNYTSNCDGTTISAAENVEDVDEDDVLIIDGLTKRFRLPGWRIAWILGPKEYISAIGSCGSYLDGGACHAFQEAAIPMLDPTLVQNEMVHLQRHFRVSRQRAHATRSWPLLTDGLCRTSVTLSSDACARWASSSNTCPTRRFTCECLLPSVCVWARRPGS, from the exons ATGTTCGGCGGTCGCAAGTTCTCGGTGAACCGCCACACTGGCGTGCCGAAGCCGCTGATGCGTCGTTtcagcggcgtcgagccaTCGGCCAACG AGATCCAATCCAAGATCCATCGCCAGTTTCGAAACGCCCACGAGGGCCATCTGCcgcacgccggcctcgacgcgagCCGAtcctcgacgggcgtcgTCTGGTGCACCGAGCGCGCCTCAGAGTATGGCTTCCTCGAGGAGCCCGATGCCTGGGCCAACCTGGGCCAAGGCGCtcccgaggtcgaggacgacatctCGGGGTGCTTCAAGCGGCCCTCGACCATTGAcatctccgtcgccgcccgcgagtaCGGCCCCACGGCCGGCATCCGGCCCCTGAGGGAGGCCGTTGCCAAGCTATACAACGAGTCGCACCGCAAAGGCAAGGACAGCCTGTACACGTGGGAGAACGTGGCCATTGTCCCTGGTGGCCGAGCGGGCCTGatccgcatcgccgccgtcctgggCAACTCATATCTGAGTTTCTTCCTGCCCGACTACACGGCGTACAACGAGATGCTGAGTCTCTTCAAGAAC TTTGCGGCCATCCCGGTGCCCCTGAATGAGGAGGACGGCTACCACATCCACCCCGACAAGATCGCCGAGGAAATCGCCCGCGGCACCTCGGTCATCCTGACCTCGAACCCGAGAAACCCTACCGGCAGGGTCGTCGCGAACCCCGAACTCGCCGAGATCCAGGACAtttgccgcggccgcgccaccTTCATCAGCGACGAGTTCTACTCTGGCTACAACTACACGAGCAATtgcgacggcaccaccatctcCGCGGCCGAGAACGTCGAGGatgtggacgaggacgacgtgcTCATCATTGATGGGCTCACCAAGCGCTTCAGGCTGCCGGGCTGGAGAATTGCGTGGATCCTGGGTCCCAAGGAGTACATTAGCGC CATCGGCTCGTGCGGAAGCTACCTCGATGGCGGTGCATGCCATGCCTTCCAAGAGGCGGCCATTCCGATGCTGGATCCCACGCTCGTGCAGAACGAGATGGTGCACCTGCAGCGCCACTTCCGCGTAAGTCGTCAACGCGCACATGCCACGCGCTCATGGCCCTTACTGACAGACGGGCTCTGTAGGACAAGCGTGACTTTGTCGTCCGACGCCTGCGCGAGATGGGCTTCGTCATCAAATACGTGCCCGACTCGACGTTTTACCTGTGAGTGCCTGCTGCcaagtgtgtgtgtgtgggcgCGTCGTCCTGGGAGCTGA
- a CDS encoding uncharacterized protein (COG:S~EggNog:ENOG503NXE2) yields the protein MEKLLSLSHRLSRSGDKRSRRTGTDRGARCASFGRPHGAALAPQQAPARCRGAATETPPPAYTPTASPSSPQTPPATASSSPPAYSAAADYTMDDMTQDGTATNDDPHYLLYLFDTVFLIDDSTSMLGPRWREVRSALRQITPVCTSHDDDGIDIHFMNHRSSSSGGFSSSFENASSQRVGGGGGSRAPGGYYNVTDPCAVDALFRGLRPCGPTHTRGRIEDILDPYFAQLERADDVRDVRPLNLIVITDGMPGPWSPPSSLPPRYHHHHHHYHGHQQYQQQYPYQHQQGEEDDEEDSVMHNPHLPGPAIARYARRLDALGAPAWQVGVQFVQVGDDAGATAALRGLDDGLAARHGVRDMVDTLKYGDDDYKTLTAGEILKVVLGAVNKRLDNVASGSDCGGRRSPLSFTSSSASPSSPASTRRRRGL from the exons ATGGAGAAGCTCCTCAGCCTGTCCCATCGCCTGTCCCGCTCCGGCGACAAGCGGTCACGGCGAACAGGGACCGACCGCGGCGCCCGATGCGCTTCCTTTGGACGGCCGCACGGCGCTGCGCTCGCGCCTCAACAAGCTCCAG CGCGCTGTCGTGGTGCTGCCACCGAGACGCCCCCTCCGGCTTacacgccgacggcatcaccatcatcaccacaaacaccaccagcaacggcatcgtcctcaCCACCTGCGTattccgccgccgccgactacACGATGGACGACATGACGCAGGACGGAACCGCCACCAACGACGACCCGCACTACCTGCTCTACCTCTTCGACaccgtcttcctcatcgacgactcCACGTCGATGCTCGGCCCGCGGTGGCGCGAGGTCAGGTCGGCGCTGCGCCAGATCACGCCCGTGTGCAcgagccacgacgacgacggcatcgacattCACTTTATGAaccaccgcagcagcagcagcggcggcttctcctcctccttcgaAAACGCATCGTCTCAGAGagtcggtggcggtggtggcagcagGGCGCCCGGCGGCTACTACAACGTGACGGACCCgtgcgccgtcgacgccctcttCCGCGGCCTGCGCCCCTGCGGGCCGACGCACACGCGCGGCCGCATCGAGGACATTCTCGACCCGTACTTTGCGcagctcgagcgcgccgacgacgtgcgcgaCGTGCGGCCCCTCAACCTCATTGTCATTACCGACGGCATGCCGGGCCCCTGGAGTCCCCCATCATCACTACCGCCGCGAtatcaccatcatcatcatcattatcatGGTCACCAGCAGTATCAGCAGCAGTATCCGTatcagcatcagcagggcgaggaagatgacgaagaagacAGCGTCATGCACAACCCGCACCTCCCCGgccccgccatcgcccgctacgcccgccgcctcgacgccctcggcgcccccgCGTGGCAGGTGGGCGTGCAGTTCGTGCaggtgggcgacgacgcgggcgccacggcggcgctgcgcgggctcgacgacgggctcgcggccCGGCACGGCGTGCGCGACATGGTGGACACGCTCAagtacggcgacgacgactacaagACGCTCACGGCGGGGGAGATCCTCAAGGtcgtgctcggcgccgtgaaCAAGCGGCTGGACAACGTGGCGAGCGGGAGCGACTGCGGGGGTCGGAGGTCGCCGCTTTCTTtcacttcttcttctgcttctccttcttctcctgcttCGACTagaaggcggcgggggctgTGA
- the rsd1 gene encoding Phosphatidylinositol-3-phosphatase SAC1, variant 2 (EggNog:ENOG503NV0X~COG:A) has product MSSLDVEALLAATEKEANEKKLAMQNESHAGEDKKHGSDRGTDRHRDDNHDRHRHRRDDAARSDTGSNSSRHGNRSSRDGRRDYNSHSRRDGDYYRGGRGRSRSRSPRRHHYRDERDRRDRRDRYDRRDRYDRSDRRPADHGRGREERRSHTPPPNDEERDCRTVFVQQLANRVRTHKLKEFFEENAGPVIEAQIVKDRVSGRSKGVGYVEFKDVETVQKALQLTGRPLENIPIIVRVTEAEKNRQVKKPDDSGQSSSAPFHRLYIGNIHFNVTQEDLEAVFEPFGELDFAQLLMDENGRSKGYGFVQYKDAENARDAMDKMNNFELAGRPIRVGLGNERSGAGADARNHGPNGNFQGSAFSGAGGRGPTAGFDRAGGRDDRNGGGSALDDTDVAGVNFNNYSRDALMRKLARTEEPAGGKDDAQAAKPRVDVKPLPVNVNTASRCIVLRNMYDPAEEQDENFIQELEEDVKTECEAKYGRVVHIAVDRNTPGEVYLKFDKVQGGENAIKGLNGRYFGGRMINASPVVDAIYSSIFSRARAV; this is encoded by the exons ATGTCGAGTCTGGACGTCGAGGCCTTACTGGCCGCCacggagaaggaggccaacgagaagaagctggcGATGCAAAATGAAAGCCATGCTGGAGAGGACAAGAAACACGGCTCCGACCGTGGCACCGACCGCCACCGCGACGACAACCacgaccgccaccgccaccgccgcgatgacgccgcccgcagcgacACTGGtagcaacagcagccgccaCGGAAATCGAAGCAGCCGAGATGGTCGCCGCGACTACAACAGCCACAGCCGACGCGACGGAGACTACTACCGTGGAGGACGCGGCCGTTCCCGTTCTCgctcccctcgccgccaccactaTCGAGATGAacgcgaccgccgcgaccgtCGTGATCGATACGACCGACGTGACCGATATGACCGCTCTGACCGCCGCCCCGCGGaccacggccgaggacgtgaAGAGCGCCGCTCCCACACGCCTCCCCCCAACGACGAAGAGCGTGACTGCCGCACCGTCTTTGTTCAGCAACTCGCAAACCGTGTTCGAACCCATAAGCTCAAGGAGTTTTTTGAGGAGAACGCCGGCCCAGTCATCGAGGCGCAGATCGTCAAAGATCGCGTCAGCGGAAGATCCAAAGG TGTTGGCTATGTTGAGTTCAAGGATGTAGAGACCGTTCAAAAGGCTCTTCAACTCACTGGCCGACCCCTTGAAAACATCCCCATCATTGTAAGGGTCACTGAAGCAGAGAAGAACCGTCAAGTCAAGAAGCCAGACGACAGCGGTCAATCTAGCTCTGCCCCCTTCCACCGCCTGTATATTGGAAACATCCACTTCAATGTTACGCAGGAAGATCTCGAGGCGGTCTTTGAACCGTTTGGCGAACTCGACTTTGCCCAGCTGCTGATGGACGAGAACGGTCGCAGCAAGGGTTATGGCTTTGTGCA GTACAAGGATGCGGAGAACGCGCGAGACGCAATGGATAAGATGAACAATTTCGAGCTCGCCGGTCGTCCCATCCGTGTTGGCCTGGGCAATGAACGCTCCGGTGCAGGTGCTGACGCAAGAAACCACGGCCCCAATGGAAATTTCCAGGGCTCCGCCTTTTCTGGTGCAGGCGGCCGCGGTCCGACCGCAGGGTTCGACCGCGCCGGCGGTCGTGATGACCGAAAcggtggtggcagcgcgCTGGACGACACCGATGTCGCAGGGGTGAACTTCAACAACTACAGTCGAGACGCGTTGATGAGAAAGCTTGCCAGGACCGAAGAGCCCGCCGGTGGCAAAGACGATGCCCAGGCTGCGAAGCCCCGTGTCGACGTGAAGCCCTTGCCGGTCAACGTCAACACGGCGAGCCGGTGCATCGTTTTGCGAAACATGTACGACCCGGCCGA GGAGCAAGACGAGAACTTCATACAGGAACTCGAAGAGGACGTCAAGACTGAGTGCGAGGCCAAGTATGGTCGCGTCGTGCACATTGCCGTCGACCGAAACACACCCGGCGAAGTTTACCTCAAGTTCGACAAGGTCCAAGGCGGCGAGAACGCCATCAAGGGCCTCAACGGACGCTACTTCGGAGGTCGCATGATCAACGCATCCCCCGTCGTTGATGCCATTTACAGCAGCATCTTCTCTCGCGCCCGAGCCGTCTAA